The Nothobranchius furzeri strain GRZ-AD chromosome 8, NfurGRZ-RIMD1, whole genome shotgun sequence genome includes a region encoding these proteins:
- the gorab gene encoding RAB6-interacting golgin → MSGWAGFSDEELRRIHQKDAGAAFRGRKPPASRTRQQLQREQALQLAGSCSLPPAQQLNKLPVKEESEPAARPGAAAVGKEVQPKPADMQPKEEEAQEVKELEKQEVELREKTRLEQLQQEQKRIEERNKRKKALLTKTIAEKSKQTQAEAVKLKRIQRELQALDDMVSNDIGILRGRIEQASWDYSAARKRYEKAEAEYVTAKLDLHKKTEVKEQLTEHLCAIIQQNELRKAHKLEELMQQLQATEEEQEQEERRRNWPDTQEHTKDEDSVESQDGAVQSAEGCRVPEEKEEEEEEGGVNQEVTSEPLENGKDVGNLR, encoded by the exons ATGAGCGGCTGGGCGGGCTTTTCTGATGAGGAGCTTCGGAGAATCCACCAGAAAG ACGCCGGGGCCGCGTTCCGCGGGCGGAAGCCTCCAGCCAGCCGGACTCGGCAGCAGCTACAGCGGGAGCAGGCACTTCAGTTAGCCGGCTCATGCAGCCTCCCTCCGGCGCAGCAACTCAACAAACTCCCGGTGAAGGAAGAGTCGGAGCCCGCAGCCCGGCCCGGAGCTGCAGCTGTCGGAAAGGAGGTCCAGCCGAAACCCGCGGACATGCAGCCGAAGGAGGAGGAGGCGCAGGAGGTCAAAGAGTTGGAGAAACAAGAGGTGGAact GCGTGAAAAGACCCGTCTGGAGCAGCTGCAGCAGGAGCAGAAACGAATCGAAGAGCGAAACAAACGCAAAAAGGCCCTGCTGACCAAAACTATCGCAGAGAA ATCCAAGCAGACTCAAGCCGAGGCAGTGAAGCTGAAGAGAATCCAGAGAGAGCTGCAGGCTCTCGATGACATGGTGTCTAACGACATCGGCATCCTGAGGGGCAGGATCGAGCAGGCCAGCTGGGACTACTCTGCTGCCAG GAAGCGCTATGAGAAGGCCGAGGCGGAGTACGTGACGGCCAAGCTGGACCTGCATAAGAAGACGGAGGTGAAGGAGCAGCTGACGGAGCATCTCTGCGCCATCATCCAGCAGAACGAGCTGCGAAAAGCCCACAAGCTGGAGGAGCTGATGCAGCAGCTGCAGGCCaccgaggaggagcaggagcaggaggaaaGGAGGAGGAACTGGCCAGACACACAGGAACATACAAAAGACGAGGACTCTGTGGAGAGTCAGGATGGAGCAGTGCAGTCAGCCGAAGGCTGTAGGGTcccggaggagaaggaggaggaggaggaggagggaggagtcAACCAGGAGGTCACGAGTGAGCCACTGGAAAACGGAAAAGATGTTGGAAACCTGCGATGA